The Schizosaccharomyces pombe strain 972h- genome assembly, chromosome: I genome contains a region encoding:
- the taf11 gene encoding transcription factor TFIID complex subunit Taf11, giving the protein MKRTGSASSVPRFQRSMSYDQSNSPTAGAHAKANTASPAAEPAPSSKEKENWNRQEENDLEEDDRDDFGTAAISKVAGKPGETDDEANEKLRTKYLLESFDEEQMQRYEVFRRANLNKTNVKKLANQILNQSVTPNVAIVISGFSKVFVGEIVELARKIQDQWGDTGPLSPDHLREAYRLSRQNRRLYPQSRHVSHLFR; this is encoded by the coding sequence ATGAAACGAACTGGTTCTGCGAGTTCAGTACCTCGATTTCAGCGATCGATGAGCTACGATCAATCTAATTCTCCTACAGCAGGAGCTCATGCAAAGGCAAATACGGCATCGCCTGCTGCTGAGCCTGCTCCCtcatcaaaagaaaaagagaattgGAATCGgcaagaagaaaatgatcTGGAAGAAGACGATAGGGATGACTTTGGTACAGCTGctatttcaaaagttgCTGGAAAACCTGGTGAAACGGACGACGAAGCTAATGAAAAATTGCGCACAAAATATCTTCTAGAGAGTTTTGATGAAGAGCAAATGCAAAGATACGAAGTGTTTCGTCGTGCTAACTTAAATAAAAccaatgttaaaaaattggctaaccaaattttaaacCAAAGTGTAACCCCCAATGTTGCTATTGTGATCTCAGGATTTTCAAAGGTGTTTGTTGGAGAAATCGTTGAATTAGCTCGAAAGATTCAAGATCAATGGGGGGATACTGGTCCACTGAGTCCTGATCATTTACGAGAGGCGTATAGATTATCACGTCAAAATCGGAGGCTTTATCCACAGAGCCGTCATGTTAGTCATTTGTTTCGGTGA
- the jmj2 gene encoding histone demethylase Jmj2 gives MSKSTFHQTSPSFVQYTHATDKLKPAPHGMNTRGNNLSSMSKNTGQRKQRSKSIHGLPVAPVFYPDKEEFQDSIGYINKIAPIGEKYGIIKIVPPAGWNPPMQLDMNKFSFRTRRQDLHMMDLRFREIVSYDERVYRFFCNLGMELPESFFISNTSIDLYSLMRCIDSHASLSEKELKVHVWKRILRELSIPFTNASLKEASDLYLRYIFPFEDFVRKYQTSEDQCFETDLFPKFFTKDEHSNISIKDQKTSKQFNPETNESVGILQNQESKRNEQIKQQYMPADNFGSNDNHSHNKKRRLSSLSTNNNHLCDNCHKPVNCEVEDTCKEAYCTKCIINPYEFGFETGNYYTLSNFEKYCDNFKKNYFSKFKDSEITEDIVEKEYWKLVKDNNTSLEVEYGADLSTLDQGSAFPSLAKNPVNPYSKDTWNLNVIASTNGSLLSYIDNPVSGITCPWLYVGMCFSTFCWHVEDNYTYSVNYQHYGDTKLWYGIPGDQAERFERAALDIAPDLVKKQKDLLYQLATMINPDELQKRGVDVYFIDQGPNEFVITFPKSFHAGINHGFNINEAVNFAPKDWLLNGFSLNGVLKYQSLLKPPVLSHDMLVYNLATNPASEISVSELRPWVHEAVKRELGIRIMIRGRYDLKEILYRELMEDAENWQCQHCKAFSYFSQVACSCKSITVCPLHIEYLCKCDLSNKTLRLKVDDNELQKLLSY, from the coding sequence ATGAGCAAGTCTACTTTTCATCAAACTTCCCCATCTTTTGTACAATACACTCATGCTACAGATAAACTAAAACCTGCACCTCATGGGATGAATACGCGGGGAAATAACTTATCCTCTATGTCAAAAAATACCGGACAAAGAAAACAGCGTTCCAAATCCATTCATGGACTTCCAGTTGCTCCCGTTTTTTATCCTGATAAAGAGGAATTTCAGGACTCTATCGGTTATATTAATAAGATAGCTCCAATCGGTGAAAAATATGGTATCATAAAAATCGTTCCTCCTGCTGGTTGGAATCCACCGATGCAACTTGACATGAACAAGTTTTCCTTCCGTACTCGGCGGCAGGATTTGCATATGATGGATCTTCGATTTCGTGAAATAGTCTCTTACGATGAACGCGTTTACcgttttttttgcaatctGGGCATGGAGCTCCCggaatcattttttatttccaatACGTCTATCGACTTATACAGCTTAATGCGTTGTATTGATTCTCATGCATCTCTAAGTGAGAAGGAATTAAAAGTTCATGTATGGAAAAGGATTTTACGAGAACTTTCAATTCCTTTTACTAATGCATCATTAAAGGAAGCAAGTGACTTGTATTTAAGGTATATTTTTCCATTTGAGGATTTCGTCAGAAAATATCAGACCTCTGAGGATCAATGCTTTGAAACTGATCTCTTCcctaaattttttacaaaagacGAACATTCTAATATTAGTATTAAAGATCAGAAGACATCTAAACAATTTAACCCCGAAACTAATGAGTCCGTAGGAATTCTTCAAAACCAAGAATCCAAGAGAAATGAGCAGATTAAACAACAATATATGCCAGCCGATAATTTTGGATCAAATGATAATCACTCACATAATAAAAAGCGACGATTGAGCTCTCTGTCAACGAATAACAACCACTTATGTGACAATTGTCACAAACCTGTCAATTGTGAAGTCGAAGATACGTGTAAAGAAGCGTATTGTACTAAATGTATAATTAATCCATATGAGTTTGGGTTTGAAACAGGGAATTATTATACTTTATCgaactttgaaaaatactGTGAcaattttaagaaaaattatttttctaaatttaaAGACTCGGAGATAACTGAGgatattgttgaaaaagagTATTGGAAACTCGTAAAAGACAATAATACAAGCCTTGAAGTGGAATACGGTGCAGATTTATCAACCCTTGATCAGGGCAGCGCCTTCCCTAGTTTAGCCAAAAATCCAGTGAATCCTTACTCTAAGGACACATGGAATTTAAATGTTATAGCATCCACAAATGGTTCTCTATTAAGCTATATAGATAATCCTGTTTCAGGTATAACCTGTCCGTGGCTGTACGTTGGAATGtgtttttcaactttttgtTGGCATGTCGAGGATAACTATACTTATTCCGTAAATTATCAACATTATGGAGACACAAAATTATGGTATGGAATTCCAGGTGATCAAGCCGAGAGGTTTGAACGCGCCGCTCTTGATATTGCTCCTGATttggtaaaaaaacaaaaagatcTGCTTTACCAATTAGCTACAATGATCAACCCTGATGAGCTACAAAAAAGAGGTGTCGATGTTTATTTCATCGACCAGGGGCCTAATGAATTCGTGATTACCTTTCCAAAAAGCTTTCACGCAGGAATTAATCATGGGTTTAACATTAATGAGGCAGTGAATTTTGCTCCCAAAGATTGGTTACTAAACGGATTCTCTTTGAATGGCGTTTTGAAATATCAGTCACTTCTTAAACCTCCTGTACTTTCACATGATATGTTGGTTTACAATTTAGCGACAAATCCGGCGTCAGAGATAAGTGTGTCTGAGCTAAGGCCTTGGGTGCATGAGGCTGTCAAACGTGAATTAGGTATACGTATCATGATACGAGGACGCTATGatttaaaggaaatacTTTATCGTGAATTAATGGAGGATGCCGAAAATTGGCAATGCCAGCATTGCAAAGCATTTTCATACTTCTCTCAAGTTGCTTGTTCTTGCAAGTCGATTACTGTATGTCCATTACACATCGAATATCTTTGCAAGTGCGATTTAAGCAATAAGACCTTACGCCTAAAAGTCGACGATAATGAGTTACAGAAGTTGCTAAGTTATTAA
- the mrx11 gene encoding uncharacterized protein, producing the protein MLPPTIRISGLAKTLHIPSRSPLQALKGSFILLNKRKFHYSPFILQEKVQSSNHTIRSDTKLWKRLLKITGKQAHQFKDKPFSHIFAFLFLHELSAILPLPIFFFIFHSLDWTPTGLPGEYLQKGSHVAASIFAKLGYNLPLEKVSKTLLDGAAAYAVVKVC; encoded by the coding sequence ATGTTACCACCAACTATTAGAATTTCAGGTCTGGCTAAAACCTTACATATACCATCTAGAAGTCCCTTGCAAGCTCTAAAAGGCTCATTTATCTTATTGAATAAGCgtaaatttcattattcgCCGTTTATCTTACAGGAAAAGGTACAATCCTCGAATCATACCATTCGGTCTGACACCAAACTATGGAAACGCCTCCTAAAAATTACTGGCAAGCAAGCACATCAATTTAAGGATAAGCCTTTTTCTCATATATttgcatttctttttttacatgAGCTAAGTGCTATACTACCTTTaccaattttcttttttatatttcattCACTCGATTGGACGCCCACTGGGCTACCAGGCgaatatcttcaaaaagGTTCTCACGTCGCAGCTTCCATCTTTGCCAAATTAGGATATAACTTGCCTCTCGAAAAAGTTAGCAAAACTCTCCTTGATGGTGCTGCTGCTTATGCTGTAGTCAAGGTATGTTAG
- the mtf1 gene encoding RNA polymerase-specificity factor Mtf1, with amino-acid sequence MKLPKILYDAAAFGGPRSTGFVKILNLNGRSSYKSSYLVNQNLMDEALVKSNLLKEYNSEKMTILEMAPGPGVTTTSLFNYFQPKSHVVLESREVFSKPLQKLCTLSDGRIKWVHQDGYYWQTYEDVYVSKVLDPRIQTEEEQKLSPHRELLFFAHLPHGYAGLLFVSQILDFLSARDWLGIFGRVRVLLWLPCSPTVTLLGSRGFSKRSKTSVFREAFTDSRVLAASESTLQKLCMGYSKEAKENYQISPNPLLVSPTPITSEPHKEDLTLVEMCSKPQDKQLSIPVFESIVRILLTCKATSLSKSIYYLGPGAETLLPSFTQCGINIDMPVGLLSAADFLTISKIIQKYPFKHHLHLGTIIEDS; translated from the coding sequence atGAAGCTTcctaaaattttatatgacGCAGCTGCATTTGGAGGACCAAGATCCACGGGGTTTGTTAAGATATTAAACCTAAACGGTCGTTCTTCGTATAAGTCATCGTATCTTGTGAATCAGAATTTGATGGATGAAGCGCTTGTGAAAAGCAATCTGCTTAAGGAATACAACTCGGAGAAAATGACTATTTTAGAAATGGCACCGGGACCGGGAGTGACTACCACTTCGCTGTTCAATTACTTCCAACCTAAAAGTCACGTTGTGCTAGAATCACGGGAAGTTTTTTCCAAAcctttacaaaaattgtgTACGCTTTCTGATGGAAGGATTAAGTGGGTGCATCAAGATGGTTATTATTGGCAAACTTACGAAGATGTGTACGTTTCGAAGGTTTTGGATCCTCGTATTCAAACAGAAGAGGAGCAGAAGTTATCACCACATCGcgaacttttattttttgctcaTCTTCCTCATGGTTATGCCGggttattatttgtttctCAAATTTTAGACTTTCTCTCGGCAAGGGATTGGCTTGGCATTTTTGGAAGAGTTCGTGTATTGCTATGGTTGCCCTGTTCTCCTACTGTTACTCTTCTTGGAAGTAGgggattttcaaaaagatcCAAGACATCAGTTTTCCGAGAGGCCTTTACAGACTCTCGTGTATTAGCTGCCTCCGAGTCAACATTGCAAAAATTATGTATGGGGTATAGTAAAGAGGCCAAGGAGAATTATCAAATTTCTCCAAATCCTTTATTAGTTTCACCCACGCCAATTACTAGTGAACCGCATAAAGAGGACCTTACTTTGGTTGAAATGTGCTCCAAACCACAAGATAAACAATTGTCTATTCCAGTGTTTGAAAGCATTGTTAGGATACTGTTGACATGTAAAGCAACATCACTTTCAAAATCCATTTATTATTTAGGCCCAGGTGCGGAAACTCTATTACCCTCCTTCACCCAATGTGGGATTAACATCGATATGCCCGTTGGACTATTGAGTGCAGCCGACTTTCTTAccatttcaaaaattatacaaaaatatcCTTTCAAACATCATTTACATTTGGGTACAATAATTGAAGattcataa
- the bqt2 gene encoding bouquet formation protein Bqt2: MFQGKCAFFDETVPSALIALWQLHNGEAKFLAEGYENFDYAFSMHLRKHVRLPNYKSVQCRSPWWIAEQVAVSRSKSYVSEPVIHLNVMEPLYVDHRIRSVYLQPLPSTLSFLNGELP; encoded by the exons ATGTTTCAAGGAAAGTGCGccttttttgatgaaacCGTACCTTCTGCATTAATTGCTTTATGGC AATTACACAACGGAGAAGCGAAATTTTTAGCAGAAGgttatgaaaattttgattatgCATTTTCAATGCATCTAAGAAAGCACGTCCGCTTGCCAAATTACAAATCAGTTCAATGTCGTTCTCCTTGGTGGATTGCGGAGCAAGTAGCTGTTTCCAGAAg CAAAAGTTACGTTTCTGAACCTGTCATTCATTTGAACGTGATGGAACCTTTATATGTTGATCACAGAATACGTTCAGTGTATCTACAGCCTCTGCCATCCAcgctttcttttctaaacGGTGAATTACCTTGA
- a CDS encoding N-acetyltransferase Ats1, producing the protein MGSVRIRSVIKEDLPTVYQFIKELAEFEKCEDQVEATIPNLEVAFGFIDEVTPVAYGVFIEENDQPAGMAIYFLNFSTWTSRVGIYLEDLYVRPQFRGKGYGSYLLSYLARESLRIGGRRLDWVVLDWNQRAIEVYEKAGAQKVGGWSMMRVTGENLKALADKLPGNF; encoded by the exons ATGGGTTCAGTTCGCATTCGCTCTGTCATTAAAGAAGATCTTCCGACCGTTTATCAgtttattaaagaattgGCAG aatttgaaaaatgtgAAGATCAAGTGGAAGCGACAATTCCGAATTTAGAAGTTGCATTTGGATTTATTGACGAGGTTACTCCTGTGGCATATGGAGTATTCATCGAAGAAAATGATCAG CCCGCAGGAATGGCTATATATTTCCTAAATTTTAG CACGTGGACTAGCAGAGTGGGGATTTATTTA GAGGACTTATATGTTCGACCCCAATTCCGTGGAAAAGGATATGGAAGCTACTTACTGTCTTATTTAGCACGAGAATCACTTAGAATTGGTGGCAGACGTCTTGACTGGGTT GTCCTTGATTGGAACCAGAGAGCCATTGAAGTCTATGAAAAGGCTGGAGCACAAAAAGTTGGAGGATGGAGTATGATGAGAGTCACCGGCGAGAACCTAAAGGCTCTTGCTGATAAACTTCCCGGCAACTTTTAA
- the gls2 gene encoding glucosidase II alpha subunit Gls2: protein MRYHGICWFIFQAAIIFAIFGSCQGAFRHQFKTAEQDGFARRNRDLAKFQKENLNWNGLFQLNSISYNSGVVSGVFEQQSENGENQHLFPFSISFLKNDVVRFQMDEKSRLEGTVEYEKNILTKRRFDASTELGFNERAEVYGKDAHLLEQTSTSLTIRYGSHGRFTVIVTFSPFKVEFQRDGEPQVVLNERHLLNMEYYRPKSSRTPEQEANGMWDETFDNFHDSKPKGPESVGLDIKFVDYGNVYGVPEHTSSLSLKETNNSDAGYTEPYRLYNVDLFEYEVDSPMSQYGAIPFMQAHKPNSDVAVFWSNAAATWIDVEKESGPSPHSQSTSTHWYSESGTLDLFIFLGPKASDVYESYSALVGRPLLPPLFSIGYHQCRWNYVSEEDVLNVDAKFDEVDMPYDTIWLDIEYASKRRYFTWDKATFPNPKAMLEKLDSKSRKLIVILDPHIKNDPNYFVSKELIDYNYAVKDKSGVDNYNADCWPGNSVWVDFFNPEAQAWWGSLYEFDRFESDKNLWIWNDMNEPSVFRGPETSMHRDAIHYGGWEHRDIHNIYGHKCINGTYNGLIKRGEGAVRPFILTRSFFAGTSALAANWIGDTMTTWEHLRGSIPTVLTNGISGMAFSGADVAGFFGNPDAELFVRWYETAIFYPFFRAHAHIDTKRREPWLYGEPYTSLVRELLRIRYRLLPTWYTAFYNSHTHGFPILYPQFLMHPEDEEGFAIDDQFYVGDSGLLVKPVTHPSIDKITIYLADDEVYFDLHDHTEYAGKGHQVVPAPLGRVPVLLRGGNILITRERIRRAAELTRNDPFTLTIAVSKIGKNASGFLYLDDGVTFNYKKGEYLIRHFSYENGILTMKDSHSNPPVSPKYSSSQKHLKVERINIYGEQTRKSIKIRKIIDSEVTEWDVSVDDSGCIRNPQLFLV, encoded by the coding sequence atgaGATATCATGGCATATGTTGGTTTATATTCCAAGCTGCGATAATTTTTGCAATCTTTGGCAGTTGCCAAGGTGCATTTCGACATCAATTTAAAACTGCTGAACAGGATGGGTTTGCACGGCGTAACAGAGATTTAGCGAAATTTCAGAaggaaaatttgaattgGAATGGATTATTTCAACTGAATAGCATTTCGTATAACAGTGGAGTTGTTAGCGGTGTCTTTGAACAACAATCAGAAAATGGAGAGAATCAGCATCTTTTTCCATTCTCCatcagttttttaaaaaatgatgttGTTCGATTCCAAATGGATGAAAAAAGCCGATTAGAAGGTACTGTTGAAtatgaaaagaatattttgaCCAAGCGTCGTTTTGATGCGTCTACTGAACTTGGTTTCAATGAACGAGCTGAAGTTTATGGAAAAGATGCTCATTTACTTGAACAAACTAGTACCTCTTTAACGATTCGTTATGGATCGCACGGGAGATTCACAGTAATTGTAACATTCAGTCCATTTAAGGTAGAATTTCAACGGGACGGAGAGCCTCAAgttgttttaaatgaaCGACACCTTTTGAATATGGAGTACTATCGTCCTAAATCCTCTCGAACCCCTGAACAGGAAGCAAATGGCATGTGGGATGAGacttttgataattttcatGATTCAAAGCCTAAGGGTCCGGAGAGCGTTGGTTTGGACATTAAGTTTGTTGATTATGGTAACGTATATGGCGTTCCTGAGCACACGAGTTCCCTTTCattgaaagaaacaaataaCTCGGACGCAGGTTATACTGAACCGTATAGACTTTACAATGTAGATCTTTTTGAGTATGAGGTTGATTCACCGATGAGCCAATATGGCGCTATTCCTTTCATGCAAGCTCATAAACCAAATTCTGACGTTGCCGTATTTTGGTCTAACGCAGCAGCTACTTGGATAGACgttgaaaaagaatcaGGGCCGTCTCCGCATTCACAGTCCACTTCCACCCATTGGTATTCAGAAAGCGGTACCCTTGACttattcattttccttGGTCCTAAAGCTAGTGATGTTTACGAATCATACTCCGCTCTTGTAGGTCGTCCGCTTCTCCCTCCTTTATTTTCGATTGGCTATCATCAATGTCGATGGAACTACGTTTCAGAGGAGGATGTTTTAAATGTTGACGCTAAGTTTGATGAAGTTGATATGCCATATGATACGATTTGGTTAGATATCGAATACGCTTCTAAGCGTAGATATTTCACTTGGGATAAGGCTACTTTCCCTAATCCTAAGGCGATGTTAGAAAAACTCGATTCTAAATCACGAAAGTTAATAGTTATTTTAGATCCccatataaaaaatgatcctaattattttgtttctaAGGAGCTTATTGATTACAATTATGCGGTGAAGGATAAATCTGGAGTTGACAACTATAATGCTGACTGCTGGCCTGGAAACTCTGTTTGGGTCGATTTCTTCAATCCGGAGGCCCAAGCTTGGTGGGGATCTTTATACGAGTTTGATCGTTTTGAATCCGATAAGAACTTGTGGATTTGGAATGACATGAACGAACCTTCTGTTTTTAGAGGCCCCGAAACTAGTATGCATCGTGATGCTATTCATTATGGGGGTTGGGAACATCGTGATATTCACAATATATATGGACATAAATGCATTAATGGCACCTACAACGGGTTAATCAAGCGCGGTGAAGGTGCTGTACGTCCTTTTATCTTAACGCGTTCATTTTTTGCTGGTACTAGTGCTTTAGCCGCTAATTGGATTGGTGACACTATGACTACTTGGGAGCATTTGCGTGGTTCAATTCCCACCGTTTTAACCAATGGTATTTCCGGCATGGCTTTCTCTGGAGCTGATGTTGCAGGGTTCTTTGGCAACCCTGACGCTGAATTGTTTGTTCGGTGGTATGAGACTGCCATTTTTTACCCTTTCTTTCGTGCTCATGCTCACATTGACACTAAGAGACGTGAACCTTGGCTGTATGGTGAACCATATACGTCTTTAGTCCGAGAGCTACTGAGAATTCGCTACCGCTTATTACCCACGTGGTATACTGCTTTTTACAACTCTCATACTCACGGTTTCCCGATTCTTTATCCTCAATTTTTGATGCATCctgaagatgaagaggGCTTTGCTATAGATGATCAATTTTACGTTGGCGATTCTGGTTTATTGGTGAAGCCGGTGACTCACCCGTCTATTGATAAGATCACAATATACCTTGCAGATGATGAAGTATATTTTGATTTGCATGATCATACAGAATATGCTGGAAAAGGACACCAAGTTGTTCCTGCTCCTCTTGGTCGAGTTCCTGTTTTACTGAGGGGTGGTAATATTTTAATCACTCGCGAACGCATTCGTAGAGCCGCTGAACTTACACGTAATGACCCATTCACTTTGACCATTGCAGTGTCAAAGATTGGCAAGAACGCTTCTGGATTCTTGTACTTAGATGATGGTGTaacttttaattataaGAAGGGAGAATATCTGATTAGGCACTTCTCATATGAAAATGGAATCTTAACGATGAAGGACAGTCATTCTAATCCTCCCGTTTCTCCTAAGTATTCTAGCTCTCAAAAGCATTTGAAGGTGGAGCGGATTAATATTTATGGAGAGCAGACGCGTAAAAGCATCAAAATACGTAAGATAATCGATTCCGAAGTTACTGAGTGGGATGTCTCAGTTGATGACAGTGGATGCATAAGAAATCCacaactttttttggtttaa
- the mmc1 gene encoding protein Mmc1 yields MLRFGIKTWKRSVLAIRRSSTAPHVQIISNLQKKLLNELYSLRRLVDDNSPATIRVGNVSLLLSKSNIRRRIALQALSSSAEDVACVKQITHALLAAPFMPESKELKYAMDHNGLNPLYISFGTNALFERNARYSTSHLFLPSDFLQVNNLEIIHLPPGTVDSDILASCHARYICSTSYLRMTSSDFTTADTLVLDIDPKLHSLLKNEKSIIPVSSSAALKATKALQDDPHNFQNYQNQWEQSGFQQLRTNMTPTSDLEICKRFLNYLCCSFSLTKAEKDLVRATEFSNSMLISIEKWAKYCDVDLQEFEKKLQKFWKNFGTLKLYSNIESLPASLKQLIKDEYLQKSKLELSFILGELSKNGDDKNNFELAMKDFGTFQNSRMSAVDQALQPLRRKTLYTTAFQGLGALGSLYLYFVSHFSLYNAFSVFSVCGVFGLYYLQSSYRSWKKEYWKELLEEGRKFERQLCRNVFGRSSFYVQQKTAAEKKEHISLIMKKLTKTLDLMKEFQLQSSFSDSPTASKKQLL; encoded by the coding sequence ATGCTAAGATTTGGAATAAAAACATGGAAGCGCTCTGTGTTGGCGATACGCAGGTCGTCGACCGCTCCACATGTGCAGATCATCTccaatttgcaaaaaaagcTGCTCAATGAGCTTTATTCTTTGAGAAGATTAGTCGATGACAATTCTCCTGCAACAATTCGTGTAGGAAATGTCTCCCTTTTGCTTTCCAAATCGAATATTAGGAGGAGGATTGCGCTACAGGCGTTAAGCTCTTCTGCCGAAGATGTCGCGTGTGTCAAACAAATCACACATGCTCTTCTCGCTGCTCCCTTTATGCCTGAGtcaaaagaattgaaaTATGCCATGGATCACAATGGACTAAACCCACTTTATATCTCGTTTGGCACAAATGCTTTGTTTGAGCGAAATGCTAGGTATAGTACGTcacatttatttcttcCAAGCGACTTCCTACAAGTCAATAATCTTGAAATTATTCACCTTCCTCCGGGAACAGTGGACTCTGATATTTTGGCTAGTTGCCATGCTCGATATATATGTTCTACTTCTTATTTAAGAATGACCTCCAGTGACTTTACTACTGCAGACACGTTGGTGCTCGATATTGACCCAAAGTTGCAttctcttttaaaaaatgaaaaatctATAATACCCGTCTCATCATCGGCTGCATTAAAAGCCACCAAAGCTCTGCAGGATGATCCCCAcaactttcaaaattaccAAAATCAATGGGAGCAAAGTGGATTTCAACAACTACGCACCAACATGACGCCAACAAGTGATTTAGAAATATGCAAACGTTTTCTAAATTATCTTTGCTGCTCCTTTTCTCTAACAAAAGCCGAGAAAGATCTCGTTCGCGCAACCGAATTTAGCAATTCTATGCTGATATCGATAGAAAAATGGGCCAAGTACTGTGATGTCGATCTTCAAGagtttgaaaagaaacttcaaaagttttggaaaaattttggTACATTGAAATTATATTCCAACATTGAGTCGTTACCTGCAAGTCtaaaacaattaataaAGGATGAGTACTTACAAAAATCAAAGCTCGAATTGTCATTTATTTTAGGTGAGTTGTCGAAAAACGGTGacgataaaaataattttgaactCGCCATGAAAGATTTTGGGACATTTCAAAACTCCCGTATGAGTGCTGTAGATCAAGCCTTACAACCTTTACGTCGAAAGACACTATACACAACTGCTTTTCAGGGACTGGGGGCTCTTGGAtctctttatttatattttgtctctcatttttctttgtacaACGCCTTTAGCGTATTTTCTGTTTGTGGCGTTTTCGGCCTCTACTATTTACAGTCCAGCTATAGATCTTGGAAGAAAGAGTATTGGAAGGAATTGTTGGAAGAAGGTcggaaatttgaaagacaGCTTTGTCGTAACGTTTTTGGGCGCTCTAGTTTTTATGTACAGCAGAAAACTGCAgctgaaaagaaagagcatatttctttaattatgAAAAAGTTGACGAAAACATTGGACCTTATGAAAGAATTTCAACTACAGTCAAGCTTTTCGGATAGCCCTACAGCCTCGAAAAAGCAACTTCTATGA
- the pom34 gene encoding nucleoporin Pom34 encodes MASTFSQSVFARSLYEDSAENKVDSSKNTEANFPITLPKVLPTDPKASSLHKPQEQQPNIIPSKEEDKKPVINSMKLPSIPAPGTDNINESHIPRGYWKHPAVDKIAKRLHDQAPSDRTWSRMVSNLFAFISIQFLNRYLPNTTAVKVVSWILQALLLFNLLESVWQFVRPQPTFDDLQLTPLQRKLMGLPEGGSTSGKHLTPPRYRPNFSPSRKAENVKSPVRSTTWA; translated from the coding sequence atGGCGAGTACATTTTCACAATCGGTTTTTGCGCGTTCTCTATATGAAGATTCCGCTGAGAACAAGGTCGATTCATCAAAGAATACTGAAGCCAATTTTCCTATTACACTTCCTAAAGTTTTACCTACAGACCCGAAAGCTTCTTCCCTTCATAAACCTCAAGAACAGCAACCAAATATCATCCCTagtaaagaagaagataaaaAACCCGTAATTAATTCAATGAAGCTGCCATCGATTCCTGCTCCTGGGACAGACAACATAAATGAATCTCATATCCCACGTGGATACTGGAAGCACCCCGCTGTAGACAAAATAGCTAAGAGACTTCATGATCAAGCACCTTCAGACCGGACGTGGAGCAGAATGGTATCcaatttatttgcttttattaGTATTCAATTCTTGAATAGGTACTTACCGAATACCACTGCCGTAAAGGTTGTTTCTTGGATACTCCAGGCacttttattgtttaacCTGTTGGAATCAGTTTGGCAGTTTGTTCGTCCACAACCTACTTTCGACGATTTACAACTAACCCCTTTACAGCGAAAATTAATGGGTCTTCCGGAAGGAGGTTCGACTTCCGGCAAACATCTTACCCCTCCTCGTTATCGTCCAAATTTCAGCCCTTCCCGTAAAGCTGAAAACGTTAAATCCCCCGTCCGTAGTACTACATGGGCCTga